The following proteins come from a genomic window of Gordonia westfalica:
- the dut gene encoding dUTP diphosphatase has translation MTPDLPPLPPIAVRRLDPDLPLPTRAHPGDAGVDLCSTIDLELPAGRRQLVGTGIAIALPFGTVGLIHPRSGLAARAGLSIVNTPGTVDAGYRGEIKVCLINLDPEQSITISRGDRIAQLIVQRVELPEFVEVDELDDTSRGDGGYGSSGGHAVLG, from the coding sequence GTGACCCCAGATCTCCCCCCTCTGCCGCCCATCGCGGTACGACGACTCGACCCCGATCTGCCGTTGCCCACCCGAGCTCATCCCGGGGACGCGGGCGTGGACCTGTGCTCGACGATCGACCTGGAGCTGCCTGCCGGGCGGCGTCAGCTGGTCGGTACCGGGATCGCGATCGCGTTGCCCTTCGGCACCGTCGGCCTGATCCATCCGCGCTCCGGGCTGGCCGCCCGTGCCGGCCTGTCCATCGTCAACACCCCGGGCACCGTCGACGCGGGGTACCGCGGGGAGATCAAGGTCTGCCTGATCAATCTCGACCCCGAGCAGTCCATCACCATCTCGCGCGGTGACCGGATCGCGCAGCTGATCGTGCAGCGCGTGGAGCTGCCCGAGTTCGTCGAGGTCGACGAACTCGACGACACCAGCCGCGGCGACGGCGGATACGGATCCAGCGGCGGCCACGCCGTCCTGGGCTGA
- a CDS encoding DUF4193 domain-containing protein — MATDYDAPRRTETEDLNEDSLEELKARRSEAQSAAVDVDEGDTAESFELPGADLSGEELSVRVVPKQADEFTCTSCFLVYHRSRLAEENGNSLICVDCA, encoded by the coding sequence ATGGCTACTGATTACGACGCGCCACGACGCACCGAGACCGAGGATCTCAACGAAGACTCGCTCGAGGAGCTGAAGGCCCGCCGAAGCGAGGCACAGTCGGCGGCGGTCGACGTCGACGAAGGTGACACCGCGGAATCCTTCGAACTGCCCGGTGCAGACCTCTCCGGTGAAGAACTGTCGGTTCGGGTCGTCCCCAAGCAGGCTGACGAATTCACTTGTACCAGCTGCTTTCTCGTCTACCACCGTAGTCGGCTGGCAGAGGAGAACGGCAACTCGCTCATCTGCGTCGACTGCGCATGA
- a CDS encoding DUF3093 domain-containing protein, producing MTAPQSPDNTGGTSENPANRRDSGPADLFDERLHVPWWWWLAAAVVTGVVGYEIQLSAHGSKWSVIGYVVTAILSVLMLWSMGRTRVQVTADHELRAHRARLPRAVVARGASIPATAKSAALGRQLDPAAYLVHRFWVKTMVLIVLDDPDDPTPYWLVSTRRPAELLAALDIPDAAADRPEPTA from the coding sequence GTGACCGCACCTCAATCGCCTGACAACACCGGCGGCACGTCGGAGAATCCGGCGAACCGCCGGGACTCCGGACCCGCAGACCTCTTCGACGAGCGTCTGCACGTGCCGTGGTGGTGGTGGCTCGCCGCCGCCGTCGTGACCGGCGTGGTGGGCTACGAGATCCAGTTGTCCGCCCACGGAAGCAAGTGGAGCGTGATCGGCTACGTCGTCACCGCGATCCTCAGCGTCCTGATGCTGTGGTCGATGGGCCGCACCCGTGTCCAGGTGACCGCCGACCACGAACTGCGGGCCCACCGGGCGCGTCTGCCACGGGCCGTCGTCGCACGCGGGGCCTCGATCCCGGCGACCGCCAAGAGCGCCGCCCTCGGCCGCCAACTCGACCCCGCCGCCTACCTGGTGCACCGCTTCTGGGTGAAGACCATGGTGCTCATCGTCCTCGACGATCCCGACGACCCGACCCCGTACTGGCTGGTGTCCACCCGCCGCCCGGCCGAACTGCTGGCCGCCCTCGACATCCCGGACGCCGCGGCCGACCGCCCCGAGCCCACCGCCTGA
- a CDS encoding DUF3710 domain-containing protein, translating to MTKNGSDELRVGQALGPYDIDALATEPRELENSHLDLGSVLVPVVEGGQVTVEMSETHEPQNVYLVTPIGRISVSAFAAPKSPGMWREVVRELAESLRDGGAATSIEDGHWGREVVAEVEGATHRFIGVDGPRWLVRCVGSGPSENAEDLARLSRAVLAETVVRRGSDPHPPREPLPIVLPPVLADQVAAAQQQIFADAEAGEGAQAQPQQTQPQPPAGQVAGADESEAVAGGALDQVAHATVYGENTYSDTPAEGGSGGHDDPSFTADPDPEDDAPLPPSSGSAMQRFFRRR from the coding sequence ATGACGAAGAACGGTTCGGACGAGCTGCGGGTCGGACAGGCCCTCGGTCCCTACGACATCGACGCCCTCGCGACGGAGCCGCGCGAGCTGGAGAACTCCCACCTCGACCTGGGTTCGGTGCTGGTGCCGGTGGTCGAGGGCGGTCAGGTGACCGTCGAGATGTCGGAGACACACGAGCCGCAGAACGTCTACCTGGTCACGCCGATCGGCCGGATCTCGGTGAGCGCGTTCGCCGCGCCCAAGTCGCCGGGCATGTGGCGCGAGGTGGTCCGCGAGCTGGCCGAGTCGCTGCGTGACGGCGGTGCCGCCACCAGCATCGAGGACGGCCACTGGGGCCGTGAGGTGGTCGCCGAGGTCGAGGGCGCCACGCACCGCTTCATCGGCGTCGACGGCCCGCGGTGGCTGGTGCGGTGCGTCGGCAGCGGCCCGTCGGAGAACGCCGAGGACCTCGCCCGGCTGAGTCGTGCCGTGCTGGCCGAGACCGTCGTGCGCCGGGGTTCGGATCCGCACCCTCCCCGGGAGCCGCTCCCGATCGTGTTGCCGCCGGTCCTCGCCGATCAGGTGGCCGCGGCCCAGCAGCAGATCTTCGCCGACGCGGAGGCGGGTGAAGGCGCCCAGGCCCAGCCCCAGCAGACTCAGCCCCAGCCGCCTGCCGGTCAGGTCGCCGGTGCCGACGAGTCGGAAGCGGTCGCCGGGGGAGCGCTGGACCAGGTGGCGCACGCGACGGTCTACGGCGAGAACACCTACTCCGATACTCCCGCCGAGGGCGGTTCGGGTGGCCACGACGACCCGTCGTTCACCGCCGATCCCGATCCCGAGGACGACGCTCCGTTGCCGCCGTCGTCCGGCTCGGCGATGCAGCGGTTCTTCCGCCGGCGCTGA
- a CDS encoding RNA polymerase sigma factor, with protein MAAITTRQGDAEADETQSTTASTETPAKRPAKKAAKKTAARKAPAKKAAPKKATKKAAPKKAAKKATSAEGGAGDTDAEPDDPNSIDDIDGPDAELEDVEIDDDLEVDDDAEDSDDEESDEAEAAPAGAKTAAKESTKTEAAKSGDFVWDEEESEALRQARKDAELTASADSVRAYLKQIGKVALLNAEEEVELAKRIEAGLFATERLRRMMDAGEKISTAQKRDLNWISRDGNRAKNHLLEANLRLVVSLAKRYTGRGMAFLDLIQEGNLGLIRAVEKFDYTKGYKFSTYATWWIRQAITRAMADQARTIRIPVHMVEVINKLGRIQRELLQDLGREPTPEELAKEMDITPEKVLEIQQYAREPISLDQTIGDEGDSQLGDFIEDSEAVVAVDAVSFTLLQDQLQSVLETLSEREAGVVRLRFGLTDGQPRTLDEIGQVYGVTRERIRQIESKTMSKLRHPSRSQVLRDYLD; from the coding sequence GTGGCAGCCATCACGACCCGCCAGGGGGACGCCGAGGCCGACGAAACCCAGTCGACCACCGCCTCGACCGAAACCCCGGCCAAGCGGCCCGCCAAGAAGGCTGCGAAGAAGACCGCTGCCCGTAAGGCCCCCGCGAAGAAGGCAGCACCGAAGAAGGCCACCAAGAAGGCAGCCCCCAAGAAGGCAGCCAAGAAGGCCACCTCCGCCGAGGGCGGCGCGGGCGACACCGACGCCGAGCCCGACGATCCGAACTCGATCGACGACATCGACGGTCCCGACGCCGAACTCGAGGACGTCGAGATCGACGACGACCTCGAGGTCGACGACGACGCCGAGGATTCCGACGACGAGGAGTCGGACGAGGCGGAGGCGGCACCCGCCGGCGCCAAGACCGCGGCCAAGGAGTCGACCAAGACCGAGGCCGCCAAGTCCGGTGACTTCGTCTGGGACGAGGAGGAGTCCGAGGCACTCCGTCAGGCACGCAAGGACGCCGAGCTCACCGCGTCGGCCGACAGTGTGCGCGCCTACCTCAAGCAGATCGGCAAGGTCGCGCTCCTCAACGCCGAGGAAGAGGTCGAACTCGCCAAGCGCATCGAGGCCGGCCTGTTCGCCACCGAGCGTCTCCGCCGCATGATGGACGCCGGCGAGAAGATCAGCACCGCGCAGAAGCGCGACCTGAACTGGATCTCCCGCGACGGCAACCGCGCGAAGAACCACCTGCTCGAGGCCAACCTCCGTCTGGTCGTCTCGCTCGCCAAGCGCTACACCGGTCGAGGCATGGCATTCCTGGATCTCATCCAGGAGGGCAACCTCGGTCTGATCCGCGCGGTTGAGAAGTTCGACTACACAAAGGGTTACAAGTTCTCGACCTACGCCACGTGGTGGATCCGTCAGGCCATCACCCGCGCGATGGCCGACCAGGCCCGCACCATCCGCATCCCGGTGCACATGGTCGAGGTCATCAACAAGCTGGGCCGCATCCAGCGTGAACTCCTCCAGGACCTCGGCCGCGAGCCGACTCCCGAGGAGCTCGCCAAGGAAATGGACATCACCCCGGAGAAGGTGCTGGAGATCCAGCAGTACGCCCGGGAGCCCATCTCGCTCGACCAGACCATCGGCGACGAGGGCGACAGCCAACTCGGCGACTTCATCGAGGACTCCGAGGCGGTCGTCGCAGTCGACGCGGTGAGCTTCACCCTCCTCCAGGACCAGCTCCAGTCGGTCCTCGAGACGCTCTCCGAGCGTGAGGCGGGCGTCGTGCGCCTGCGCTTCGGTCTCACCGACGGCCAGCCGCGCACCCTCGACGAGATCGGTCAGGTCTACGGCGTCACGCGTGAGCGCATCCGCCAGATCGAGTCGAAGACGATGTCCAAGCTGCGCCACCCGTCGCGGTCGCAGGTTCTCCGGGACTACCTGGACTAG
- the cei gene encoding envelope integrity protein Cei yields the protein MVSKITTGYPTDEEGRPYPRRRYVPAIVTVVVLLVVGVVMWAVVLGGDDSESVPTACNQPTPPTAVEPGSPESVEPPALTPVPRDEMVEVAPAPLSTFQVRVLNASEERGAARSVSEDLAAQGFTPTADTPFGDDPVYVNRDLDCVAQIRFGPAGRAAAAATWLAFPCAQLVDDGRRGTAVDVALGTYHSSGELSQDSQAALEALRSADPKNPETGADPALVKAVHSAPC from the coding sequence GTGGTCTCGAAGATTACGACCGGCTACCCGACCGACGAAGAGGGCCGTCCGTATCCGCGGCGGCGCTATGTCCCGGCGATCGTGACGGTGGTGGTTCTCCTGGTCGTCGGCGTCGTCATGTGGGCGGTGGTCCTCGGCGGCGACGACAGCGAATCGGTCCCCACCGCCTGCAATCAGCCGACTCCCCCGACCGCGGTCGAACCCGGCTCCCCGGAGTCGGTGGAACCGCCCGCCCTCACCCCGGTCCCCCGCGACGAGATGGTGGAGGTGGCGCCCGCGCCGCTGTCCACCTTCCAGGTCCGGGTCCTCAACGCGTCCGAGGAGCGGGGTGCCGCCCGATCGGTGTCCGAGGACCTCGCGGCCCAGGGCTTCACCCCGACCGCCGACACCCCGTTCGGCGACGACCCCGTCTACGTGAACCGGGATCTCGACTGCGTGGCGCAGATCCGGTTCGGGCCCGCCGGACGCGCCGCCGCCGCGGCGACCTGGCTGGCGTTCCCGTGCGCACAGCTCGTCGACGACGGACGCCGCGGCACCGCGGTCGACGTCGCGCTCGGCACCTACCACTCCTCCGGCGAACTCTCCCAGGACTCGCAGGCGGCCCTCGAGGCGCTGCGATCGGCCGATCCCAAGAACCCCGAGACCGGCGCCGACCCCGCCCTGGTGAAGGCAGTCCACTCGGCCCCGTGCTGA
- the ppgK gene encoding polyphosphate--glucose phosphotransferase — MTDTPATESSPTPTNLGFGVDVGGSGIKGGIVDLDTGELVGERFKVLTPQPATPEAVAAGVAEVVAHFDWAGPVGITLPGVVTEGIMRTAANIDKGWIGTDVYELFSRHLGGRAVSVLNDADAAGMAEDAYGAGKGVDGVVMLLTFGTGIGSAILINGNLAPNTELGHMQVGKKEAEHQASSRIKEEKDWSYEKWTEKVSDVLGAYEALFWPKLFIAGGGISRKADKWIPLLTNKTPVVPATLLNTAGIVGAAMAVSQGLKT, encoded by the coding sequence ATGACCGACACGCCCGCCACCGAAAGCTCGCCGACTCCCACGAATCTGGGTTTCGGGGTCGATGTCGGGGGCTCCGGGATCAAGGGCGGCATCGTCGATCTCGACACCGGCGAACTCGTCGGTGAGCGATTCAAGGTGCTGACCCCGCAGCCTGCCACCCCGGAGGCGGTCGCCGCCGGGGTCGCGGAGGTCGTCGCGCATTTCGACTGGGCGGGCCCGGTCGGCATCACCCTCCCGGGCGTCGTGACCGAGGGCATCATGCGGACCGCCGCGAACATCGACAAGGGCTGGATCGGCACCGACGTGTACGAGCTGTTCAGCCGGCACCTCGGCGGGCGTGCGGTGTCGGTCCTCAACGACGCCGACGCGGCCGGCATGGCCGAGGACGCCTACGGCGCCGGCAAGGGTGTGGACGGCGTGGTGATGTTGCTGACGTTCGGCACGGGCATCGGATCGGCGATCCTCATCAACGGCAACCTCGCGCCCAACACCGAACTCGGCCACATGCAGGTCGGCAAGAAGGAGGCCGAGCATCAGGCGTCCTCGCGGATCAAGGAGGAGAAGGACTGGTCCTACGAGAAATGGACCGAGAAGGTCTCGGACGTCCTCGGGGCCTACGAGGCGCTGTTCTGGCCCAAGCTGTTCATCGCCGGCGGCGGGATCAGCCGCAAGGCCGACAAGTGGATTCCGCTGCTCACCAACAAGACCCCGGTCGTTCCCGCCACGCTGTTGAACACCGCCGGGATCGTGGGCGCGGCGATGGCGGTCTCCCAGGGCCTCAAAACATAG
- a CDS encoding potassium channel family protein translates to MKVAIAGAGAVGRSIARELLVNSHDVTLIERKADHVDPDSVSGAKWILADACELAKLEDAQLQTFDVMIAATGDDKANLVVSLLAKTEFAINRVVARVNDPRNEWLFGEDWGVDVAVSTPRLLASLVEEAVSVGDLVRLMTFRQGQANLVELTLPSNTPMAGKPVRRLELPRDVALVAILRGGRVIVPQSDDPIEGGDELVFIAPAEAEPALYDAMQITR, encoded by the coding sequence GTGAAGGTCGCCATCGCCGGAGCCGGCGCGGTCGGGCGTTCGATCGCCCGCGAGCTCCTCGTCAACTCACACGACGTCACGCTGATCGAGCGAAAGGCCGACCACGTCGACCCGGACTCGGTGTCGGGCGCGAAGTGGATCCTCGCCGACGCCTGCGAACTCGCGAAACTCGAAGACGCGCAGTTGCAGACGTTCGACGTGATGATCGCCGCGACCGGCGACGACAAGGCCAATCTGGTCGTGAGCCTGCTGGCCAAGACCGAGTTCGCGATCAACCGCGTCGTCGCCCGGGTCAACGACCCGCGCAACGAGTGGCTGTTCGGCGAGGACTGGGGCGTCGACGTCGCGGTGTCGACCCCGCGCCTGCTCGCCTCCCTCGTCGAAGAGGCGGTGTCGGTGGGTGACCTGGTCCGTCTCATGACGTTTCGCCAGGGTCAGGCCAACCTCGTCGAACTCACCCTGCCGTCGAACACACCGATGGCCGGAAAGCCGGTGCGCAGGCTCGAACTGCCGCGCGACGTGGCCCTGGTCGCGATCCTGCGGGGCGGGCGGGTCATCGTGCCGCAGAGCGACGATCCGATCGAGGGTGGGGACGAACTGGTCTTCATCGCCCCGGCGGAGGCCGAACCGGCCCTCTACGACGCCATGCAGATCACGCGCTGA
- a CDS encoding DUF7455 domain-containing protein, protein MTDIATTTAPIYLPLTAADRCDRCGAAAKVRAVLPKGGELLFCRHHFNEHEARLVELSATVVESAGELV, encoded by the coding sequence ATGACTGACATCGCCACCACCACAGCCCCGATCTACCTACCGCTCACCGCCGCCGATCGCTGTGATCGCTGCGGCGCCGCAGCCAAGGTACGCGCCGTCCTGCCCAAGGGCGGCGAGCTTCTCTTCTGCCGTCATCACTTCAACGAGCACGAAGCCCGCCTGGTGGAGCTCAGCGCCACCGTCGTCGAATCCGCGGGCGAACTGGTCTGA
- a CDS encoding alpha/beta hydrolase, protein MPRMDSPQPRTPTALVVIPGTGSDADHVTRAFGHAASSLGVELVALEPTPALVDGHRRGLDRAAAGHRSVLVGGVSIGAAIALEWALADTGGRCAGVFAALPAWSGDADSALAAASAQATADSMERDGLDATVTAMAAGSPDWLAAELSRSWRRLHPGVVGQLRDAARYRAPTPEQITGLTVPLALVAAPDDAIHPIEVARTWRDAAPRSGLVEVTLEGWGRDPALLGDSCLDAYTRLSG, encoded by the coding sequence ATGCCCCGCATGGACAGTCCGCAGCCCCGAACACCCACCGCGCTGGTCGTGATTCCCGGGACCGGCTCCGACGCCGACCACGTCACACGTGCCTTCGGTCACGCCGCGTCGTCGCTGGGCGTGGAGCTCGTGGCACTCGAACCGACCCCGGCGCTCGTCGACGGGCATCGGCGAGGTCTCGACCGCGCGGCCGCCGGGCACCGGTCGGTCCTGGTCGGCGGCGTGTCGATCGGCGCCGCGATCGCTCTCGAATGGGCACTCGCCGACACCGGCGGACGCTGCGCGGGTGTGTTCGCGGCGCTGCCCGCATGGAGTGGCGACGCCGACTCGGCGCTCGCCGCCGCGAGCGCACAGGCCACCGCCGACTCGATGGAACGCGACGGCCTGGACGCCACCGTCACCGCGATGGCCGCCGGCAGTCCGGACTGGCTGGCCGCCGAACTCTCCCGCTCCTGGCGGCGACTGCACCCCGGAGTCGTCGGCCAGCTGCGCGACGCGGCGCGCTACCGGGCGCCCACGCCGGAACAGATCACCGGACTGACCGTGCCCCTGGCACTCGTCGCGGCCCCGGACGACGCCATTCATCCGATCGAGGTCGCGCGCACCTGGCGCGACGCGGCGCCGCGATCGGGCCTGGTCGAGGTCACGCTCGAAGGATGGGGCCGTGATCCGGCGCTCCTCGGCGACAGTTGTCTCGACGCGTACACGCGCCTGTCCGGGTGA
- a CDS encoding sulfite exporter TauE/SafE family protein → MRTIVLIGLVGFAAQLVDGSLGMAYGVTTTTLLLAIGTNPAAASATVHLAEIGTTLVSGVSHWKFGNVDWRVVRRIAIPGAIGAFLGATILSKLSTEAAAPVMAVILLLLGLYILIRFTFQGIPRHNLGKPLRKRFLSPLGFVAGFVDATGGGGWGPVGTPAILASGRLEPRKVIGSIDTSEFIIAVAASLGFLFSLGSQGINFAWVGAILVGGVIAAPIAAWLVRHIPPRLLGASVGGLIVLTNTRSLLKSDFIDAPGGVRNVFYVVIVIGWAAAFAYSLREYLRDRDNESSDAVTHFREEQEVALVGTRTDDVPAPGPDPDATEKRDVVGLLPEVNGE, encoded by the coding sequence ATGAGAACGATTGTCCTGATCGGCCTCGTCGGCTTCGCCGCTCAGCTCGTCGACGGCAGCCTCGGAATGGCCTACGGCGTCACCACCACCACTCTCCTGCTCGCGATCGGCACCAATCCGGCCGCGGCGTCGGCCACCGTCCACCTCGCCGAGATCGGCACCACCCTGGTGTCGGGTGTCTCGCACTGGAAGTTCGGCAACGTCGACTGGCGCGTGGTCCGCCGCATCGCGATCCCGGGAGCCATCGGCGCCTTCCTCGGCGCGACGATCCTGTCGAAGCTGTCGACCGAGGCCGCCGCACCCGTGATGGCCGTGATCCTGTTGCTGCTCGGCCTCTACATCCTGATCCGCTTCACCTTCCAGGGCATCCCCCGACACAACCTGGGCAAGCCGCTGCGCAAGCGCTTCCTGAGCCCGCTGGGCTTCGTCGCCGGATTCGTCGACGCCACCGGCGGTGGCGGGTGGGGTCCGGTCGGCACCCCGGCGATCCTGGCCAGTGGGCGTCTCGAGCCCCGCAAGGTGATCGGTTCGATCGACACCAGCGAATTCATCATCGCGGTCGCCGCGAGCCTGGGCTTCCTGTTCAGCCTGGGCTCGCAGGGCATCAACTTCGCCTGGGTCGGTGCCATCCTCGTCGGCGGTGTCATCGCCGCGCCGATCGCCGCCTGGCTGGTCCGTCACATCCCGCCGCGCCTGCTCGGCGCCTCGGTCGGCGGCCTGATAGTCCTCACCAACACGCGCAGCCTGCTCAAGAGCGACTTCATCGACGCGCCCGGCGGCGTGCGGAACGTCTTCTACGTCGTGATCGTCATCGGCTGGGCGGCTGCGTTCGCCTACTCGCTCCGCGAGTACCTGCGCGACCGCGACAACGAGTCCTCCGACGCGGTCACCCACTTCCGTGAGGAGCAGGAGGTGGCGCTCGTCGGCACCCGGACCGACGACGTTCCGGCGCCGGGCCCGGACCCGGATGCCACCGAGAAGCGGGACGTTGTCGGATTGTTGCCTGAGGTAAACGGTGAGTGA
- a CDS encoding DUF3159 domain-containing protein codes for MTPTSGADGSADGTAGHDVEQDSSPEQTPTVLEQMGGVSGLIYSTIPVVVFVPVNSFFGLRAAIVAALATAALVFLIRIVRREGLTPAISGLLGVAICVFIADRVGDAKGYFLFGIWTTLAYAIVFVVSIMVRWPLIGVAWHLVNGQGTAWRRHRRTLRAYDIATALWALVFAARYLTQSELYDLGATGWLAFARIAMGWPLTALAVLATVVLVRRAVREEDTVSA; via the coding sequence GTGACACCCACGAGTGGTGCCGACGGGTCGGCGGACGGGACCGCCGGCCACGACGTCGAACAGGATTCGAGCCCCGAGCAAACCCCCACGGTGCTGGAGCAGATGGGTGGCGTCTCCGGCCTGATCTACTCCACGATCCCGGTCGTGGTGTTCGTGCCGGTGAACTCGTTCTTCGGCCTCCGAGCCGCCATCGTCGCCGCGCTCGCCACCGCGGCACTCGTCTTCCTGATCCGGATCGTCCGCCGCGAAGGACTCACCCCGGCGATCTCCGGCCTCCTCGGCGTCGCGATCTGCGTCTTCATCGCCGATCGGGTGGGCGACGCCAAGGGATACTTCCTCTTCGGGATCTGGACCACTCTCGCCTATGCGATCGTGTTCGTGGTCTCCATCATGGTCCGCTGGCCGCTGATCGGCGTCGCCTGGCACCTGGTGAACGGCCAGGGGACCGCCTGGCGCAGGCATCGTCGGACATTGCGCGCCTATGACATCGCCACCGCACTGTGGGCACTGGTCTTCGCGGCGCGGTATCTCACCCAGTCCGAGCTCTACGACCTCGGCGCGACCGGCTGGCTGGCCTTCGCGCGGATCGCGATGGGATGGCCGCTGACGGCTCTGGCGGTGCTCGCGACGGTCGTACTCGTCCGCCGCGCGGTCCGCGAGGAGGACACCGTCAGCGCGTGA
- a CDS encoding OB-fold nucleic acid binding domain-containing protein has translation MPTAGYLKRLTRRLTEDLGDVDAERIAQESKATGAQRASDCARGDEVTMHGELRAVETCSRTAKAGVKAEFFDGSDIVILKWLGRNRIAGIEPGRKVTVRGRLALQDGHKVIYNPYYELQGSDDE, from the coding sequence ATGCCCACAGCTGGTTATCTCAAGCGACTGACCCGCCGACTCACCGAAGACCTCGGGGACGTCGACGCGGAGCGAATCGCGCAGGAATCGAAGGCGACGGGCGCACAACGCGCGTCGGACTGCGCCCGCGGTGACGAGGTCACGATGCACGGTGAGCTGCGCGCGGTGGAGACGTGTTCGCGCACGGCGAAGGCCGGCGTGAAGGCGGAGTTCTTCGACGGCTCCGACATCGTCATCCTGAAGTGGCTGGGCCGCAATCGCATCGCCGGTATCGAACCCGGCCGCAAGGTGACCGTGCGGGGTCGGCTGGCCCTGCAGGACGGTCACAAGGTGATCTACAACCCGTACTACGAGCTGCAGGGCAGCGACGACGAGTGA